A region from the Aegilops tauschii subsp. strangulata cultivar AL8/78 chromosome 5, Aet v6.0, whole genome shotgun sequence genome encodes:
- the LOC109765803 gene encoding uncharacterized protein — MAKRWGFAIGWLMAKMWVFAIRWLMAKNPAPPLSLSLHLSQPPPHRAPAPCSRRRPASQPACPSPPPPSTAAPPRHRSPPLTLPAIAARPCARPLPTALPATTQHRRQPAPPRHRPAPPPARPSPPLRPPLHRPRPWRLPLPAALPAIAACPAAVPATATRPCTRPATELGRGAGPSPRPSPPPRHPPSQAPAPAPPHEKGEVALPGGKAEEGDVDDAATSLREVKEEIGLDPALVTVVSSLEHFLPKNFTNRASHNKLVRYRDEGKARKGPDFNPSQPIDPELVMISGGGGTMAC; from the exons atggcaaagaggtggggcttTGCCATcggctggctgatggcaaagatgtGGGTCTTTGCCATCCGTTGGCTGATGGCCAAGAA cccggccccacccctctctctctccctccacCTCTCCCAGCCACCACCGCATCGCGCCCCAGCCCCGTGTTCCCGACGCCGCCCAGCATCGCAGCCGGCCTGCCCCTCCCCGCCACCGCCCAGCaccgccgcccctccccgccaCCGCAGCCCTCCCCTGACCCTCCCCGCCATTGCAGCCCGCCCCTGCGCCCGCCCCCTTCCCACGGCCCTCCCGGCCACCACCCAGCACCGCCGCCAGCCCGCCCCTCCCCGCCACCGCCCagcaccgccgccggcccgcccctCCCCGCCACTGCGCCCACCGCTCCACCGTCCCAGGCCGTGGCGCCTCCCCCTCCCCGCGGCCCTCCCGGCCATCGCGGCGTGCCCCGCGGCCGTCCCCGCCACCGCAACCCGCCCCTGCACCCGCCCCGCCACCGAGCTAGGCCGCGGCGCCGGCCCCTCCCCGCGGCCCTCCCCGCCACCGCGCCATCCACCGAGCCAGGCCCCTGCGCCCGCCCCTCCACACGAAAAAG GGGAGGTTGCATTGCCCGGAGGAAAGGCAGAGGAGGGTGATGTTGATGATGCAGCAACATCATTAAGGGAGGTAAAGGAGGAGATTGGGCTTGATCCAGCCTTGGTCACCGTCGTTTCCTCGCTTGAGCACTTCTTGCCCAAG AACTTCACCAACCGcgcctcccacaacaagctcgtgaggtacagagacgaggggaaggcgaggaaagggccggactttaacccgagccagcctattgatccagagctggtgatgatatctggtggcggagGAACCATGGCTTGTTAG